The following coding sequences are from one Lujinxingia vulgaris window:
- a CDS encoding SulP family inorganic anion transporter has product MHPALQSFRDTWFFNSRRDILAGITVALALIPEAIAFSIIAGVDPMVGLYASFCIAVTIAFTGGRPGMISAATGAMALLMVTLVADHGLEYLLAATILTGVIQIIAGALKLGRFITFIPHSVMLGFVNALAILIFMAQLPHFEGAGWLMYTMVAATLAIIYGLPRITKAVPSALVAIVIITAVVIFGGWELKTVGDMGQVTRALPLFALPQVAFSLETLLIILPYSLTLAMVGMLESLLTASIVDDMTDTRSDKNKELRGQGIANAIAGCFGGMAGCAMIGQSVINVKSGGRGRLSTLVAGVFLMFLILVLGDIVMRIPMAALVGVMIMVSVGTFDWKSLMDLRKIPAADSIVMVSTVATVVYTHDLAKGVALGVILSAIIFGWRIARLAINDELLDCGSKRYRVQGQMFFATCTDFSETFDVQADPGRVEIDFSGSHVWDHSAVAAIARVITKYSALGKEVVITGLNTESQRLIDRVGLAAPSGH; this is encoded by the coding sequence TTGCACCCCGCACTTCAGTCCTTCCGTGACACCTGGTTCTTCAACAGTCGCCGCGACATCCTGGCCGGCATCACCGTCGCCCTGGCGTTGATCCCCGAGGCGATCGCCTTCTCCATTATCGCCGGCGTCGACCCGATGGTCGGTCTCTACGCCTCTTTCTGCATCGCCGTGACGATCGCCTTTACAGGCGGTCGCCCGGGCATGATCTCGGCGGCCACCGGCGCGATGGCGCTCCTGATGGTCACCCTGGTCGCTGACCACGGGCTGGAATACCTGCTCGCGGCAACGATTCTCACCGGCGTCATTCAGATCATCGCCGGCGCCTTAAAGTTGGGGAGGTTCATCACCTTCATCCCCCACTCCGTGATGCTGGGCTTTGTCAACGCCCTGGCCATCCTGATCTTTATGGCGCAGCTGCCCCATTTTGAGGGGGCCGGCTGGCTGATGTACACGATGGTGGCCGCGACCCTGGCGATCATCTACGGCCTGCCACGCATCACAAAAGCCGTTCCCTCGGCGCTGGTCGCCATCGTCATCATCACCGCCGTGGTGATTTTTGGCGGGTGGGAACTTAAGACCGTCGGCGACATGGGCCAGGTCACCCGCGCCCTCCCCCTCTTCGCGCTTCCGCAGGTCGCCTTCTCGCTGGAGACGCTGCTCATCATCCTCCCCTACTCGCTGACCCTGGCGATGGTCGGCATGCTGGAGTCGTTGCTCACCGCCTCGATCGTCGATGATATGACCGACACCCGCAGCGACAAGAACAAAGAGCTGCGCGGTCAGGGTATCGCCAACGCCATCGCCGGCTGTTTCGGCGGCATGGCCGGCTGCGCGATGATCGGACAGTCGGTCATCAACGTCAAAAGCGGCGGCCGCGGTCGCCTCTCGACGCTGGTCGCCGGCGTCTTTTTGATGTTCCTCATCCTGGTGCTCGGCGACATCGTCATGCGCATCCCCATGGCCGCGCTCGTCGGCGTGATGATCATGGTCAGCGTGGGCACCTTCGACTGGAAGTCGCTTATGGACCTGCGCAAGATCCCGGCGGCCGACTCCATCGTCATGGTCTCCACGGTGGCGACCGTCGTCTACACCCACGATCTGGCCAAAGGCGTGGCGCTCGGCGTGATTCTCAGCGCCATCATCTTCGGCTGGCGCATCGCTCGCCTGGCCATCAATGATGAGCTCCTCGACTGCGGCAGCAAACGCTACCGGGTTCAGGGGCAGATGTTCTTTGCGACCTGTACCGACTTCAGCGAAACCTTCGATGTGCAGGCCGACCCGGGCCGCGTCGAGATCGACTTCTCGGGCTCCCATGTCTGGGACCACTCGGCGGTCGCCGCCATCGCGCGGGTCATCACCAAATACAGCGCCCTGGGCAAAGAGGTCGTCATCACTGGCCTCAACACTGAGAGCCAGCGCCTGATCGACCGCGTCGGCCTGGCCGCCCCTTCCGGCCACTGA
- a CDS encoding spermidine synthase — protein MKPWFTLERTTLPDGGELLLQQRDQEYVLRAHGVELMTSRAHGSEDALGSRGVAPIAHRPNVRVLIGGLGMGFTLRAALDALRPDARVFISELVPEVVAWNRGVLAPLANSPLDDSRVTLLEGDVTTHIARTQERFDAILLDVDNGPEALTARENDGLYGAVGLERALHALTSGGILGVWSVSDDQAFSRRLKKARFQVKRHTSYAAGDRGRRHLVWIATRP, from the coding sequence ATGAAACCCTGGTTCACCCTGGAACGCACGACGCTTCCTGATGGCGGAGAGCTGCTCCTTCAGCAGCGTGATCAGGAGTACGTGCTTCGTGCTCACGGTGTGGAATTGATGACGTCACGCGCCCACGGCTCCGAGGATGCCCTGGGTAGCCGCGGTGTTGCTCCCATCGCCCATCGCCCCAACGTCCGCGTTCTCATCGGTGGGCTCGGTATGGGGTTTACGCTGAGGGCCGCCCTTGATGCTCTCCGCCCCGACGCCCGGGTCTTTATCAGCGAGCTCGTCCCCGAGGTCGTCGCCTGGAACCGAGGCGTCCTCGCACCGCTTGCCAACAGCCCCCTCGACGATTCACGTGTCACGCTGCTGGAAGGTGACGTGACGACGCATATCGCCCGCACACAGGAGCGCTTCGATGCGATCCTGCTCGATGTCGACAACGGCCCTGAAGCCCTGACAGCCCGAGAAAATGATGGTCTCTACGGCGCTGTCGGCCTCGAGCGAGCCCTCCACGCGCTGACGTCCGGTGGCATCCTCGGCGTGTGGTCAGTCTCCGACGATCAAGCCTTCTCCCGACGTCTAAAAAAGGCGCGTTTTCAGGTCAAACGCCACACCTCCTACGCCGCTGGCGACCGCGGCCGTCGTCATCTCGTCTGGATCGCGACCCGCCCCTGA
- a CDS encoding IMPACT family protein, translating to MAGGEVENDAQPYWTLERAGESELIVERSRFIGFAGPVSAEDEALVRVDALRRQFHDARHVCYAMRIGRGIEQIERGADDGEPSRSAGFPMLQVLQGRELCDTLVVVVRYFGGIKLGVGGLARAYREAARMALDAAVAVERFPEVEADLVIPYSVQAQVEHLFDGQQGVRVIAMQYGAEVRMRLAIRCVELEMVEDRLAALLQRGSDDVFDMPAAGNEPD from the coding sequence ATGGCAGGTGGTGAGGTCGAGAATGATGCGCAGCCTTACTGGACGCTTGAGCGCGCCGGGGAGTCGGAGCTGATCGTTGAGCGCAGCAGATTTATCGGGTTTGCGGGTCCGGTTAGCGCGGAAGATGAGGCACTTGTGCGTGTCGATGCGCTGCGCCGTCAGTTTCACGACGCGCGCCACGTCTGTTATGCGATGAGGATCGGGCGGGGTATCGAGCAGATTGAGCGCGGTGCAGATGATGGAGAGCCGAGTCGAAGTGCCGGGTTTCCGATGCTTCAGGTTCTGCAGGGGCGCGAGTTATGCGATACGTTAGTCGTCGTGGTGCGCTATTTTGGAGGGATAAAGCTCGGGGTCGGCGGGCTCGCCCGTGCGTACCGAGAAGCCGCCAGGATGGCGCTGGACGCTGCGGTGGCGGTGGAGCGCTTTCCGGAGGTGGAGGCCGACCTGGTGATTCCCTACTCGGTGCAGGCGCAGGTTGAGCATCTGTTCGACGGCCAACAGGGAGTGCGCGTCATTGCGATGCAATACGGTGCGGAGGTGCGAATGAGACTGGCTATCCGTTGCGTCGAGCTGGAGATGGTAGAAGACCGCCTCGCGGCCCTGTTGCAGCGAGGCTCCGATGATGTGTTCGATATGCCAGCAGCAGGCAACGAGCCCGACTGA
- a CDS encoding PAS domain-containing sensor histidine kinase — translation MKESKPYHAVLVHELEQAGLNQSEAPGEEAWRAFLERVSGRLEDAYQGTVVLDERFDKMIRHAVDPFFLHDTQGRVIEVNHAACEMLGYTREELLGMGVADFEMDLAPGAIWDRMRVDEVFTVEGRHRSKDGRVYPVETRVGAFMAGGRKVILALCRDVSERVERARQLQELNEALERARDEAVRASASKSAFLADMSHELRTPLNAVIGYSEFVLEQMQDEGPVRYREDLERIRVAGQHMLSLINDVLDLSKIEAGKLEARAAEFDLAELLGDVESTAEPLALANGNQLEVRCEPGAFSMHTDATKLRQILLNLLGNACKFTEDGQVGVLASSPKPGWVELRVWDTGVGMSREALGRVFEAFEQADEATEERYGGTGLGLTLTERFCRLLGGRIKVRSQPGEGTEFRVRIPQRLPALSEV, via the coding sequence ATGAAAGAGTCGAAGCCGTACCACGCGGTGTTGGTTCATGAGCTTGAGCAGGCGGGGCTCAATCAAAGCGAGGCCCCGGGGGAGGAGGCGTGGCGTGCGTTTCTGGAGCGTGTGTCGGGCCGTCTGGAGGATGCGTATCAGGGGACGGTGGTACTGGATGAGCGATTCGACAAGATGATTCGCCATGCGGTCGACCCCTTCTTTCTGCACGATACGCAGGGGCGCGTCATTGAGGTGAATCACGCGGCCTGCGAGATGCTGGGGTATACGCGGGAGGAGTTGTTGGGGATGGGGGTGGCCGACTTTGAGATGGATCTTGCGCCGGGGGCGATCTGGGATCGGATGCGGGTCGATGAGGTGTTTACGGTGGAGGGGCGTCATCGCAGCAAGGATGGGCGAGTCTATCCAGTGGAGACGCGGGTGGGGGCGTTTATGGCGGGTGGGCGCAAGGTGATTCTGGCGTTGTGCCGGGATGTGAGCGAGCGGGTGGAGCGTGCCCGGCAGTTGCAAGAACTCAATGAGGCGCTGGAGCGCGCGCGCGATGAGGCGGTGAGGGCGAGTGCGTCAAAGAGTGCGTTCCTGGCGGATATGAGCCATGAGTTGCGCACGCCGCTCAATGCGGTGATCGGGTACTCGGAGTTTGTGCTCGAGCAGATGCAGGATGAGGGGCCGGTGCGCTACCGCGAGGATCTGGAGCGGATTCGCGTGGCGGGTCAACATATGCTCTCGCTGATCAACGATGTGCTGGATCTCTCGAAGATCGAGGCCGGGAAGTTGGAGGCGCGCGCCGCAGAGTTTGACCTCGCCGAGCTCCTGGGGGACGTGGAGAGCACCGCGGAGCCGCTGGCGCTGGCGAACGGAAATCAACTCGAGGTGCGGTGTGAGCCGGGGGCGTTTTCGATGCACACCGATGCGACGAAGTTGCGCCAGATCTTGCTCAACCTGCTGGGGAACGCCTGCAAGTTTACCGAGGACGGGCAGGTGGGGGTGCTGGCGAGTTCGCCGAAGCCGGGGTGGGTGGAGTTGCGGGTGTGGGATACGGGCGTGGGGATGAGCAGGGAGGCGTTGGGGCGGGTGTTTGAGGCGTTTGAGCAGGCCGATGAGGCGACGGAAGAGCGCTACGGGGGGACGGGGCTGGGGCTGACGCTGACCGAGCGTTTTTGCCGCTTGCTTGGGGGGCGGATCAAGGTGCGTTCGCAGCCGGGGGAAGGCACGGAGTTTCGGGTACGAATCCCGCAGCGGTTGCCGGCGCTCAGCGAGGTTTAA
- a CDS encoding SLC13 family permease yields MEALTPDMITVLVILASAIYLFVSEIVRIDVAAIIIMVAVGLTGLVDAGQLFNGFASNAVISIIAVMILGAALDRVGIMRRVAAFLLRIGGRTEGRIISLISGSVAGISAFMQNIGAAALFLPVSERLAERTGISISRILMPMGFAAILGGTITLVASGPLILLNDLLAASAQNLGVEIEPLGLFTPTPIGIALTVAGIAMFALAGKWLLPSVQPSGSTDAPDLAATYGIDQTIHAFTVPGHSPLAGQNVQTIEAQRKGIVLLAIDRENDLTRAPTAEHCITAGDILAVVGPTDHVEHFARTEQLEPTSNAPFAALHDDQHAGLAEVLVRPGSDIVGKRVIELKLRAAFGVTLLGVHRRGTLLTDDLRQIVLEAGDVLVLFSPWERLQTLAREAAFVVLTDYPAEPPRTNKTPWALLAFGVALSLVIFSSMQLSLALMVGAVIALISGVLTADEAYRAVSWKTVFLLAALIPLGQAVEDTGTAAWIAERVIGLTSSFPTWGVQLTIALLTTAFTLTISNVGATVLLVPLAANVAVGVGASPAQFGLIVALAASNAFLLPTHQVNALLMGPGGYSVRDFLKAGTAMTILFTAVLIISVNIFA; encoded by the coding sequence ATGGAAGCTCTCACACCGGACATGATCACAGTCCTCGTGATCCTCGCCAGCGCCATCTACCTCTTCGTCTCCGAGATTGTACGCATCGATGTCGCCGCCATCATCATTATGGTCGCTGTCGGTCTCACGGGCCTCGTCGATGCAGGCCAACTCTTCAACGGCTTCGCCTCCAACGCCGTTATCTCCATTATCGCGGTGATGATCCTGGGCGCTGCCCTCGACCGCGTCGGCATCATGCGACGCGTCGCCGCCTTCCTCCTGCGCATCGGTGGGCGCACCGAAGGCCGCATCATCTCGCTGATCTCCGGGAGCGTGGCCGGCATCAGCGCCTTTATGCAGAACATCGGCGCCGCCGCCCTCTTTCTCCCGGTCAGTGAGCGCCTGGCCGAGCGTACCGGCATCTCCATCTCCCGCATCCTCATGCCCATGGGCTTTGCCGCCATCCTCGGCGGCACCATCACCCTGGTCGCCTCCGGCCCGCTGATCCTCCTCAATGACCTGCTCGCTGCCAGCGCTCAGAACCTCGGCGTTGAGATCGAACCCCTGGGACTCTTCACCCCCACCCCCATCGGTATCGCTCTGACCGTCGCGGGCATCGCCATGTTCGCGCTGGCCGGCAAGTGGCTCCTCCCCTCGGTTCAACCCTCGGGCAGCACAGACGCCCCCGACCTCGCCGCAACCTACGGCATCGACCAGACCATTCACGCCTTCACCGTCCCCGGGCACAGCCCCCTTGCCGGCCAGAATGTCCAGACCATTGAAGCGCAGCGCAAGGGCATCGTCCTTCTCGCCATCGACCGCGAAAACGACCTGACCCGTGCGCCCACCGCCGAGCACTGCATCACCGCCGGCGACATCCTGGCCGTTGTCGGCCCGACCGACCACGTCGAGCACTTCGCCCGCACCGAACAACTCGAACCCACCTCCAACGCCCCCTTCGCCGCCCTGCACGACGATCAGCACGCCGGCCTGGCCGAAGTTCTGGTGCGACCGGGAAGCGACATCGTCGGAAAGCGCGTCATCGAGCTTAAACTTCGCGCCGCCTTCGGCGTTACGCTGCTCGGAGTCCACCGCCGCGGCACCCTCTTAACCGATGACCTGCGCCAGATCGTGCTCGAGGCTGGCGACGTCCTCGTCCTCTTCTCCCCCTGGGAGCGTCTGCAAACCCTCGCCCGCGAAGCCGCCTTCGTCGTCCTGACCGACTACCCCGCCGAGCCCCCCCGGACCAACAAGACCCCCTGGGCGCTCCTCGCCTTCGGTGTGGCCCTCTCTCTGGTCATCTTCTCGTCGATGCAACTCTCCCTGGCCCTGATGGTCGGCGCCGTCATCGCGCTTATCTCCGGCGTCCTCACTGCCGACGAGGCCTACCGCGCTGTCTCCTGGAAGACCGTCTTCCTGCTTGCCGCCCTCATCCCCCTGGGCCAGGCCGTTGAAGATACCGGCACCGCCGCCTGGATCGCCGAGCGCGTCATCGGCCTGACCTCCTCCTTCCCCACCTGGGGCGTTCAGCTCACCATCGCCCTTTTGACCACCGCCTTCACCCTGACGATCTCCAACGTCGGCGCCACCGTCCTGCTCGTACCGCTGGCGGCCAACGTCGCCGTCGGTGTCGGCGCAAGCCCGGCCCAGTTTGGCCTCATCGTCGCGCTTGCCGCCTCCAACGCCTTCCTCCTTCCCACCCACCAGGTCAACGCCCTGCTGATGGGCCCCGGCGGCTACAGCGTGCGTGACTTCCTCAAAGCCGGCACCGCCATGACCATCCTCTTCACCGCCGTACTCATCATCTCGGTCAACATCTTCGCCTGA
- a CDS encoding ABC-F family ATP-binding cassette domain-containing protein, translating to MITTSGVMVNFSGQPLFEDVNVKFLPGNCYGLIGANGAGKSTFLKVLYGELEPSAGVVSIPSNLRMARLEQDQFRYDDDVVMDVVLRGHPRLFEVHKEREALYASADFSEEDGARAAELEMVYADLNGYEAEAEAAILLAGLGVGDEEHHRRMGDLEAGQKVRVLLAQALFGKPDILLLDEPTNNLDVHTIAWLEDYLQRLESLVIVVSHDRHFLNNVCTHIADIDFRRIRIYAGNYDFWLQAAELALQQRRDAQKKASDKAKDLKAFIERFSSNASKARQATSRKKLLDQLTLDDLPVSTRKYPHIHFGFERECGKKVLLLENIKKSIEGEELLNGFSLNVQSGDRIAFVGPDGRPRTTLFQILAGELEPDSGNVEWGSTITSAYFPKENDAYFKDVDLNLIDWLRQFTVDMHLEDVRGFLGRMLFSGEDTKKSVKVLSGGEKVRCMLSKMMQVGANLLIMDEPTNHLDLESITALNKGMQAFSENNVILFASHDRELVRTVANRIIEIGPNGHLDFYMPFDEYVTSERVAEARRELHGADLGL from the coding sequence ATGATCACAACCTCTGGCGTGATGGTGAACTTCAGCGGGCAGCCGCTCTTTGAAGATGTGAACGTGAAGTTTCTTCCGGGGAACTGCTACGGGCTCATCGGGGCGAACGGCGCGGGGAAGTCGACGTTTTTGAAGGTCCTCTACGGGGAGCTGGAGCCCTCGGCGGGGGTGGTGAGCATTCCGTCGAACCTGCGCATGGCCAGGCTGGAGCAGGATCAGTTCCGCTACGACGATGACGTGGTGATGGACGTGGTGCTGCGCGGCCACCCGCGTCTTTTTGAGGTGCATAAGGAGCGCGAGGCGCTCTACGCCAGCGCGGATTTCAGCGAGGAAGATGGCGCGCGCGCAGCCGAGCTGGAGATGGTCTACGCCGACCTCAACGGCTATGAGGCCGAGGCCGAGGCGGCGATTTTGCTGGCCGGGCTGGGCGTGGGCGATGAGGAGCATCATCGCCGGATGGGGGATCTGGAGGCGGGTCAGAAGGTGCGTGTGCTGCTGGCGCAGGCCCTCTTTGGCAAGCCGGACATCCTGCTTCTCGACGAGCCGACGAACAACCTGGACGTGCACACGATCGCCTGGCTGGAGGACTACCTTCAGCGACTCGAATCGCTGGTGATCGTGGTCAGCCACGACCGCCACTTCCTGAACAACGTGTGCACGCATATCGCGGACATCGATTTTCGGCGCATCCGCATCTACGCGGGTAATTACGACTTCTGGTTGCAGGCCGCCGAGCTGGCGTTGCAGCAGCGCCGCGATGCGCAGAAGAAGGCCAGCGATAAGGCCAAGGATCTCAAGGCGTTTATTGAGCGCTTTAGCTCCAACGCGTCGAAGGCCCGTCAGGCGACCTCGCGTAAGAAGTTGCTCGATCAGCTCACGCTCGATGATCTGCCGGTCTCCACGCGTAAATATCCGCATATTCACTTCGGGTTTGAGCGCGAGTGCGGCAAGAAGGTGCTTCTGCTCGAAAACATCAAGAAGTCGATCGAGGGGGAGGAGCTGCTCAACGGGTTTAGCCTGAATGTGCAGTCCGGCGATCGCATCGCGTTTGTGGGTCCGGATGGGCGCCCGCGCACCACGTTGTTTCAGATTCTGGCCGGGGAGCTTGAGCCGGATAGCGGGAATGTGGAGTGGGGGAGCACGATCACCAGCGCGTATTTCCCGAAGGAGAACGACGCGTATTTTAAGGATGTGGATCTGAACCTGATCGACTGGCTGCGTCAGTTTACGGTCGATATGCACCTGGAAGATGTGCGGGGCTTTCTGGGGCGGATGCTCTTCAGCGGGGAGGACACCAAGAAGAGCGTGAAGGTGCTCAGCGGTGGGGAGAAGGTGCGTTGCATGCTCTCGAAGATGATGCAGGTGGGGGCGAACCTGTTGATTATGGATGAGCCGACCAACCACCTGGATCTGGAGAGCATTACGGCGTTGAACAAGGGGATGCAGGCGTTTAGCGAGAACAACGTGATCTTGTTTGCCAGCCACGACCGTGAGCTTGTGCGTACGGTGGCCAACCGGATCATTGAGATCGGGCCGAACGGTCATCTGGATTTCTACATGCCCTTCGATGAGTACGTGACGAGCGAGCGGGTGGCCGAGGCCCGTCGCGAGCTGCACGGTGCGGATCTGGGCCTCTGA
- a CDS encoding type 1 glutamine amidotransferase domain-containing protein: MLSSTRSASLFVVLATGALLTACATGSPENSGSQSLSEDTAPSPANDALPEDTPSSEGNVLFVLTNHTSLGDTDTQTGYYLSEVTHPWSVLTEAGYTVDFASPQGGPVTPDPKSLDLDDPINAQFWENDALREKLDTTISIERVDPKRYQAIFFAGGHGTMWDFADNADMQRVTRDVWEAGGAVAAVCHGPAALLNVKLSDGQWLVASRDVTGFTDAEERAVELDQVVPFMLESQLRERGANFDGADNFQENVVVDGRLITGQNPASATGVGEAMVRALDAANE; the protein is encoded by the coding sequence ATGCTTTCTTCGACCCGTTCTGCCTCTCTCTTTGTCGTGCTTGCCACAGGCGCCCTCCTCACCGCCTGCGCCACCGGATCCCCCGAAAATTCCGGGTCCCAGAGCCTGTCTGAAGACACAGCTCCCTCCCCGGCAAATGACGCCCTCCCCGAAGACACACCTTCGAGTGAGGGCAACGTCCTCTTCGTGCTCACCAACCACACCTCGCTTGGCGACACCGACACACAAACGGGCTACTACCTGAGCGAAGTTACCCACCCCTGGTCGGTGCTCACCGAGGCCGGCTACACCGTCGACTTTGCCAGCCCGCAGGGAGGTCCGGTCACGCCCGACCCCAAAAGCCTGGATCTGGACGACCCGATCAACGCGCAGTTCTGGGAGAACGACGCGCTGCGCGAAAAGCTCGATACGACGATCTCCATCGAGCGCGTCGATCCAAAGCGCTACCAGGCGATCTTCTTTGCCGGCGGACACGGCACCATGTGGGACTTCGCCGATAACGCCGACATGCAGCGTGTCACCCGAGACGTCTGGGAGGCCGGAGGAGCCGTCGCCGCGGTCTGCCATGGCCCGGCCGCCCTGTTGAACGTGAAGCTCTCCGATGGCCAATGGCTGGTTGCCAGCCGAGACGTCACCGGCTTCACCGATGCGGAGGAGCGCGCCGTGGAGCTTGATCAGGTCGTCCCCTTCATGCTGGAGAGCCAACTTCGCGAACGCGGCGCGAACTTCGACGGCGCAGACAACTTTCAGGAAAACGTAGTTGTCGATGGGCGCCTGATCACAGGCCAGAATCCGGCCTCCGCCACCGGCGTCGGAGAAGCCATGGTGCGGGCCCTCGACGCGGCAAACGAGTGA
- a CDS encoding transposase, whose product MTAPRQHLPDQLVFITRRTSERRFFLLPDAEVAELTSYALARAANRHGQTIHGVTVMSNHIHLVITDNTGERSNMARDSFASIARARNKALQRKGHFWEAGTYCDCVLLDQDASDRKLIYTLLNPVRAGLVDHLEEWPGFMIQPKDWGTTMRIPRPARFIGDDAPEFIELKPEPPPGYEEWPLAKTINHFEALIEEARLEILAEREAQNTTLEFATKDRLEIDPYSSPNTPTPARSFIPRFATLDGELMSRAEAARRDFLEAYIFQRNRWKDGERDCVFPCGTIALRRNSGVTCAPAPPDNPLTQVARIARIKRYARTCLLNS is encoded by the coding sequence ATGACCGCGCCTCGCCAACACCTCCCCGACCAGCTGGTGTTTATCACTCGACGCACCTCGGAGCGACGCTTTTTCCTGCTTCCAGACGCCGAGGTTGCCGAGCTCACGAGCTACGCACTTGCGCGAGCGGCAAACCGTCACGGCCAGACCATTCACGGGGTGACGGTCATGTCCAACCACATCCATCTGGTCATCACGGACAACACGGGTGAACGCAGCAATATGGCTCGCGACAGCTTCGCGAGCATTGCCCGGGCTCGAAACAAAGCTCTTCAGCGCAAGGGACACTTCTGGGAGGCCGGAACTTACTGCGACTGCGTGCTGCTCGACCAGGACGCCAGCGATCGCAAGCTGATCTACACCCTCCTTAACCCGGTGCGGGCAGGACTCGTCGACCACCTGGAGGAATGGCCCGGATTCATGATCCAGCCGAAAGACTGGGGGACCACCATGCGGATTCCGCGTCCTGCCAGATTTATCGGCGACGACGCCCCCGAGTTCATCGAGTTGAAGCCTGAGCCGCCCCCCGGCTACGAAGAGTGGCCTCTCGCTAAAACGATTAACCACTTCGAAGCCCTCATTGAAGAAGCTCGTCTGGAGATCCTCGCAGAACGCGAAGCCCAGAACACCACCCTTGAATTCGCCACAAAAGATCGTCTGGAGATCGATCCCTACTCGTCACCAAACACGCCAACCCCGGCACGGAGCTTCATCCCGAGATTTGCCACCCTGGATGGGGAGTTGATGAGCCGCGCCGAGGCCGCCCGTCGCGATTTTCTGGAAGCCTACATCTTTCAACGAAACCGTTGGAAAGATGGCGAGCGAGACTGCGTCTTCCCCTGCGGGACGATCGCTCTTCGTCGCAACAGCGGCGTCACGTGCGCGCCTGCTCCTCCAGACAATCCCCTGACCCAGGTCGCTCGGATCGCGCGCATCAAGAGGTACGCCCGAACCTGCCTCCTGAACTCCTGA
- a CDS encoding DUF4878 domain-containing protein has protein sequence MSVFGKIAIVVGMAVVLVGCEKHEPEDVALGYLEAMRDGEMLEAWERVRAEDQAAMPLRVLEAQGEQAESQVEEMSGRVAFEVLGVETISEEEVVVRVDVRIDGASSGQVEEVRLWSEAQGWRVDTDWSEREAGVLDRPEEDAAQP, from the coding sequence ATGAGCGTTTTTGGGAAGATAGCGATCGTGGTTGGGATGGCTGTGGTGCTGGTGGGTTGCGAGAAGCATGAGCCTGAGGATGTGGCGCTGGGCTATCTGGAGGCGATGCGCGATGGGGAGATGCTCGAGGCCTGGGAGCGGGTAAGAGCCGAGGATCAGGCGGCGATGCCGCTGCGTGTGCTGGAGGCGCAGGGGGAGCAGGCCGAGTCGCAGGTCGAGGAGATGTCGGGGAGGGTGGCGTTTGAGGTGCTGGGGGTGGAGACGATCTCGGAGGAGGAGGTCGTGGTGCGGGTGGATGTTCGCATCGACGGGGCGTCGAGCGGGCAGGTTGAGGAGGTGCGTCTGTGGAGTGAGGCGCAGGGGTGGCGTGTGGATACGGACTGGTCGGAGCGAGAGGCCGGTGTGCTGGATCGTCCTGAGGAGGACGCGGCGCAGCCGTGA
- a CDS encoding YidH family protein, protein MKSKEQIEEMDNPPEGGAEKRTDYAYERTVQASGRTLMAGVRTSISMIAFGFTIFKFFDFLEQGNSDMLGELSAQGPANAGLLLFGVGMIVLLLSVVDHVRDMYRLSDREGERFPFSASLVGAVLLLVLAGLVMVNMLTGVGPL, encoded by the coding sequence ATGAAGAGCAAAGAGCAGATCGAGGAGATGGACAACCCGCCGGAGGGAGGGGCTGAGAAGCGCACGGATTACGCCTATGAGCGTACGGTGCAGGCCTCGGGGCGGACGTTGATGGCGGGGGTGCGGACGTCGATCTCGATGATCGCGTTCGGGTTTACGATCTTCAAATTCTTCGATTTTCTGGAGCAGGGCAACTCGGACATGCTGGGGGAGCTGTCGGCGCAGGGGCCGGCGAATGCGGGGTTGTTGCTCTTCGGGGTCGGGATGATCGTGCTCTTGCTCTCGGTGGTCGATCATGTGCGCGATATGTATCGGCTCAGCGATCGCGAGGGTGAGCGTTTTCCCTTTTCGGCGTCGCTGGTAGGGGCGGTGTTGTTGCTGGTGCTGGCGGGGCTGGTGATGGTGAACATGCTGACGGGGGTGGGGCCGCTGTGA